Proteins encoded in a region of the Zea mays cultivar B73 chromosome 2, Zm-B73-REFERENCE-NAM-5.0, whole genome shotgun sequence genome:
- the LOC100273655 gene encoding protein SUR2 — MVPWEGYVSDETMGTFSPIVLYWLYAGGYQLILHRRPLERYRLHTRDEEEEKNLVSLSTVVRGVLLQQLVQAIVAMILFMVTSDSSITVVQPPIVVQIFQFLVAMLVMDSWQYFVHRYMHQNKFLYRHIHSQHHRLIVPYAIGALYNHPLEGLLLDTLGGAISFLVSGMTPRTAMFFFCFAVLKTVDDHCGLWLPYNIFQHLFQNNTAYHDIHHQLQGTKYNYSQPFFSIWDRMLGTHMPYDLVSRKEGGFEARPSRD, encoded by the exons ATGGTGCCGTGGGAAGGGTACGTCAGCGACGAGACGATGGGCACCTTCTCGCCCATCGTGCTCTACTGGCTGTACGCCGGCGGCTACCAGCTGATCCTTCACCGCCGGCCGCTTGAGCGGTACAGGCTCCACACGCGGGACGAGGAGGAGGAGAAGAACCTCGTCAGCCTCTCCACCGTCGTCCGTGGCGTACTCCTGCAGCAGCTCGTGCAGGCCATCGTCGCGATGATTTTGTTCATG GTGACTTCTGATAGCTCAATAACTGTTGTTCAGCCACCTATCGTCGTCCAGATCTTCCAGTTTCTAGTTGCAATGTTAGTGATGGACTCATGGCAGTACTTTGTGCACCGCTACATGCACCAAAACAAGTTCCTGTATCGGCACATCCACTCGCAGCACCATCGGCTGATTGTCCCTTACGCTATCGGGGCTCTGTACAACCACCCACTGGAGGGCCTGCTTCTGGACACCTTAGGAGgcgccatctccttcttggtctcCGGCATGACGCCGAGGACCGCCatgttcttcttctgcttcgcagTCCTCAAGACGGTCGACGATCACTGCGGGCTTTGGCTACCGTATAACATCTTCCAGCACCTGTTTCAGAACAACACCGCCTATCACGACATCCACCACCAGCTGCAAGGAACCAAATACAACTACTCCCAGCCATTCTTCTCGATCTGGGACAGAATGCTAGGAACCCACATGCCGTACGACTTAGTGAGCAGGAAAGAAGGTGGATTTGAAGCAAGGCCGTCGCGAGACTAG
- the LOC100274359 gene encoding uncharacterized protein isoform X1: protein MSFEVHYRTDRSVTDCFSWKQSMRACCLLGRLQTVTALTVFCALDPWWTTPQLAFAVAFPLNGMYNAACRRLLLCRFYVPWWTMLPQLAFAVALLLKGMYKYNDDACLGACRQLMPYWFPSLLVQAPCLRSFFSKTTNSLRLEKVGDWRENLDVAIVKLGLICRLAGLLAHQVFRIQKTALLSSPRHGQVAIFILQFSAPPHPSSSLLNSSCPRAVQSSQRQSQKLRLQLSSYLLIQNQTWMPMKSLKPCTVAVVIAGSPFSGRSVQNECQPQHSPQRR, encoded by the exons ATGTCCTTTGAGGTGCATTACCGGACAGATAGGTCCGTTACTGACTGCTTTAGTTGGAAACAATCTATGAGGGCATGTTGCTTGCTTGGGCGCTTGCAGACGGTTACCGCCTTAACGGTTTTCTGTGCCCTGGACCCCTGGTGGACAACACCTCAACTAGCTTTTGCTGTGGCATTTCCGCTTAACGGCATGTACAATGCTGCTTGCAGGCGGTTACTGCTTTGCCGGTTTTATGTGCCCTGGTGGACAATGCTGCCTCAACTAGCTTTTGCTGTGGCATTGCTGCTTAAGGGCATGTATAAGTACAACGACGATGCTTGCTTGGGCGCTTGCAGGCAGCTAATGCCTTACTGGTTTCCATCACTGCTTGTTCAAGCACCATGCCTGAGGTCATTTTTCAGCAAAACGACTAACAGTTTGAGGCTTGAAAAAGTTGGAGATTGGCGTGAAAATTTAGATGTTGCCATCGTCAAATTAGGACTCATATGCAG GCTGGCCGGCTTACTGGCGCACCAGGTTTTCAGGATTCAGAAAACCGCATTGCTTTCGTCTCCCCGTCACGGACAAGTAGCAATCTTCATACTACAGTTCTCGGCGCCTCCACACCCGTCAAGCTCCCTGCTGAACTCCAGTTGCCCGAGGGCAGTGCAGAGCTCCCAACGCCAAAGCCAGAAGCTACGCCTTCAGCTCTCAAGTTATCTGCTGATCCAGAACCAGACGTGGATGCCGATGAAATCACTGAAGCCCTGTACGGTGGCAGTGGTCATCGCAGGCTCCCCATTTTCAGGGAGATCTGTCCAGAATGAGTGTCAGCCTCAGCATTCTCCTCAACGTCGCTGA
- the LOC100274359 gene encoding uncharacterized protein LOC100274359: MTRFGHLASATTAPSMRRLLLCRFYVPWWTMLPQLAFAVALLLKGMYKYNDDACLGACRQLMPYWFPSLLVQAPCLRSFFSKTTNSLRLEKVGDWRENLDVAIVKLGLICRLAGLLAHQVFRIQKTALLSSPRHGQVAIFILQFSAPPHPSSSLLNSSCPRAVQSSQRQSQKLRLQLSSYLLIQNQTWMPMKSLKPCTVAVVIAGSPFSGRSVQNECQPQHSPQRR, encoded by the exons ATGACGAGGTTTGGGCACCTGGCGTCAGCCACTACGGCTCCAAGCATGAG GCGGTTACTGCTTTGCCGGTTTTATGTGCCCTGGTGGACAATGCTGCCTCAACTAGCTTTTGCTGTGGCATTGCTGCTTAAGGGCATGTATAAGTACAACGACGATGCTTGCTTGGGCGCTTGCAGGCAGCTAATGCCTTACTGGTTTCCATCACTGCTTGTTCAAGCACCATGCCTGAGGTCATTTTTCAGCAAAACGACTAACAGTTTGAGGCTTGAAAAAGTTGGAGATTGGCGTGAAAATTTAGATGTTGCCATCGTCAAATTAGGACTCATATGCAG GCTGGCCGGCTTACTGGCGCACCAGGTTTTCAGGATTCAGAAAACCGCATTGCTTTCGTCTCCCCGTCACGGACAAGTAGCAATCTTCATACTACAGTTCTCGGCGCCTCCACACCCGTCAAGCTCCCTGCTGAACTCCAGTTGCCCGAGGGCAGTGCAGAGCTCCCAACGCCAAAGCCAGAAGCTACGCCTTCAGCTCTCAAGTTATCTGCTGATCCAGAACCAGACGTGGATGCCGATGAAATCACTGAAGCCCTGTACGGTGGCAGTGGTCATCGCAGGCTCCCCATTTTCAGGGAGATCTGTCCAGAATGAGTGTCAGCCTCAGCATTCTCCTCAACGTCGCTGA
- the LOC100274359 gene encoding uncharacterized protein isoform X2: MQAPREGYGLATMDFEYVPASPGSSRWAGESAARRRQRRLSSPSLRTYLTPAFDAVAGGEGGVSGYSSSSSSGGLELGFDASLLRYRRSCLAASADLDSRVLLYSPQSLPPPPPQMRAAYMPADDEVWAPGVSHYGSKHEAGRLTGAPGFQDSENRIAFVSPSRTSSNLHTTVLGASTPVKLPAELQLPEGSAELPTPKPEATPSALKLSADPEPDVDADEITEALYGGSGHRRLPIFREICPE; this comes from the exons CTCCGCGTGAGGGCTACGGGCTGGCCACGATGGACTTCGAGTACGTCCCCGCGTCCCCCGGCAGCAGCAGGTGGGCGGGCGAGtcagcggcgcggcggcggcagcgCCGACTCTCTTCGCCGTCATTGAGGACCTACCTCACGCCGGCCTTCGACGCCGTGGCCGGCGGGGAGGGCGGCGTGTCTGGGTACTCTTCATCGTCGTCCTCCGGCGGTCTGGAACTCGGGTTCGACGCCTCGCTCCTCCGCTACCGCCGCTCCTGCTTGGCGGCCTCCGCGGACCTGGATAGCCGTGTCCTCCTCTACTCCCCGCAGTCgttgccaccgccgccgccgcagatGAGGGCGGCGTATATGCCAGCGGATGACGAGGTTTGGGCACCTGGCGTCAGCCACTACGGCTCCAAGCATGAG GCTGGCCGGCTTACTGGCGCACCAGGTTTTCAGGATTCAGAAAACCGCATTGCTTTCGTCTCCCCGTCACGGACAAGTAGCAATCTTCATACTACAGTTCTCGGCGCCTCCACACCCGTCAAGCTCCCTGCTGAACTCCAGTTGCCCGAGGGCAGTGCAGAGCTCCCAACGCCAAAGCCAGAAGCTACGCCTTCAGCTCTCAAGTTATCTGCTGATCCAGAACCAGACGTGGATGCCGATGAAATCACTGAAGCCCTGTACGGTGGCAGTGGTCATCGCAGGCTCCCCATTTTCAGGGAGATCTGTCCAGAATGA